From a region of the Butyrivibrio sp. AE3004 genome:
- a CDS encoding GNAT family N-acetyltransferase — protein sequence MVDTIKTERLLLRKWKEQDAEILYKMASDPVIGKGAGWMPHRDSDYSKAIIRSILSDDGEYAISLRDNTEIVVGSIGLRIGASPKRGINREDEAEIGYWLGRDYWGYGYATEALSELIRYSFVEIGLSAVWCGFFDGNEKSKRVIENCGMKYHHRNVHLFNSMLKEYYNETLMRITAQEFFLNV from the coding sequence TTGGTTGATACAATAAAAACTGAGCGTCTGCTTCTTCGAAAATGGAAGGAGCAAGACGCTGAAATTTTATACAAAATGGCAAGTGATCCTGTGATTGGTAAAGGGGCCGGATGGATGCCTCATAGGGATTCTGACTATTCCAAAGCAATTATCAGATCTATTCTTTCCGATGATGGTGAGTATGCTATTTCTCTGAGAGATAATACGGAAATTGTCGTTGGAAGTATAGGACTCAGAATTGGAGCTTCTCCCAAAAGAGGTATCAATCGTGAGGATGAGGCAGAAATAGGGTATTGGCTTGGAAGAGACTACTGGGGATATGGTTACGCTACAGAGGCACTATCTGAACTTATAAGATACAGCTTTGTTGAAATAGGTTTAAGTGCTGTATGGTGTGGCTTTTTTGACGGTAATGAAAAATCAAAAAGAGTTATAGAGAACTGTGGTATGAAATATCATCATAGAAATGTACATTTATTTAACTCGATGCTAAAAGAGTACTATAATGAAACATTAATGAGAATAACTGCACAGGAATTTTTCCTGAATGTATGA
- a CDS encoding formate--tetrahydrofolate ligase: MAVKSDIEIAREAELWSIRKVAENIGIDEDDLELYGKYKAKLSEEYLKKIQANKQGKLVLVTAINPTPAGEGKTTTSVGLGDALSRLGKKAVIALREPSLGPCFGIKGGATGGGYAQVVPMDDMNLHFTGDFHAITSANNLLAALLDNHIQQGNELQIDTRQIIFKRCEDMNDRVLRNIVVGLGNKMDGVVREDHFVITVATEVMAILCLAKDMNDLKERISRIVVAYNYAGEPVTAGDLKAVGAMAALLKDAMKPNLVQTLEHTPAIVHGGPFANIAHGCNSIRATEAALRMSEITITEAGFGADLGAEKFLDIKCRMHGLKPDAVVLVATIRALKYNGGIPKDKLSEENLEALKKGIVNLEKHIENLQKYNVPVVVTLNSFLTDTDAEISFVKQFCEERNCDFAISEVWEHGGKGGEALAKAVLNTLENKPSNYSPIYKDELTPEEKIETIAREIYGADGVIYAPAAKKQLQKIVDMGYGKLPVCMAKTQYSLSDDPSLLGRPSGFEINVRDAYVSAGAGFIVALTGNIMTMPGLPKKPAAFEIDVDDNGNIVGLF; encoded by the coding sequence ATGGCAGTAAAATCAGATATTGAGATAGCAAGAGAGGCAGAGCTTTGGTCAATCAGGAAAGTAGCCGAAAATATTGGCATTGATGAAGATGACCTTGAACTATACGGTAAATATAAAGCTAAGCTGTCAGAAGAATATCTAAAGAAAATTCAGGCAAATAAGCAGGGAAAGCTTGTTCTTGTAACTGCTATAAATCCTACTCCCGCAGGAGAGGGCAAAACAACTACAAGCGTAGGACTCGGAGATGCATTATCAAGACTTGGAAAGAAGGCTGTGATTGCACTTCGTGAGCCTTCTTTAGGGCCTTGCTTTGGTATTAAAGGTGGAGCTACCGGTGGTGGATACGCACAGGTTGTTCCTATGGATGACATGAATCTTCATTTTACAGGTGACTTTCATGCCATTACTTCTGCCAATAATCTGTTAGCGGCATTGCTTGATAATCATATTCAGCAAGGTAATGAACTTCAGATCGACACCAGACAGATTATCTTTAAAAGATGTGAAGATATGAATGACAGGGTTCTCAGAAACATTGTTGTAGGCCTGGGAAATAAGATGGACGGCGTTGTAAGAGAGGATCACTTTGTAATAACCGTAGCTACAGAGGTTATGGCTATTTTATGTCTTGCAAAAGATATGAATGATCTAAAAGAGCGTATTTCAAGAATTGTGGTTGCATATAATTATGCAGGCGAACCTGTAACTGCAGGTGACCTTAAGGCAGTAGGTGCAATGGCAGCACTTCTTAAGGATGCAATGAAACCTAATCTGGTTCAAACTCTTGAGCATACACCTGCTATAGTTCATGGAGGTCCTTTTGCGAATATTGCACACGGCTGTAATTCAATAAGAGCTACAGAAGCAGCACTTCGCATGTCAGAGATTACAATTACCGAAGCAGGATTTGGAGCAGATCTTGGTGCAGAAAAGTTCCTTGATATTAAATGCAGAATGCATGGTCTTAAACCTGATGCTGTAGTTTTGGTCGCTACCATAAGAGCATTAAAATATAATGGTGGAATCCCTAAGGATAAGCTTTCTGAAGAAAATCTCGAAGCTTTGAAAAAAGGTATTGTTAATCTTGAAAAGCATATAGAGAATCTCCAGAAGTACAATGTTCCTGTAGTTGTTACACTTAACAGTTTCCTTACGGATACAGATGCTGAAATATCTTTTGTTAAACAGTTCTGTGAAGAAAGAAACTGCGATTTTGCTATTTCAGAAGTTTGGGAGCATGGTGGTAAAGGTGGAGAAGCGTTGGCTAAAGCCGTTTTGAATACACTTGAAAATAAGCCTTCAAATTATTCTCCTATTTATAAAGATGAGCTTACTCCTGAAGAGAAAATAGAAACAATTGCAAGAGAAATATACGGAGCAGATGGCGTAATATATGCTCCTGCAGCAAAAAAACAATTACAGAAAATAGTAGACATGGGATATGGAAAGCTTCCTGTTTGTATGGCTAAAACACAGTATTCTCTCTCTGATGATCCATCTTTATTGGGAAGACCTTCAGGATTTGAAATAAATGTTC
- a CDS encoding FtsK/SpoIIIE family DNA translocase: protein MATSNSRKRSTTSRKTNARKRSTAARKNSRSRYNAEPLDYAVKSEIALIIFAALTVFLFLCNFGICGIFGNAISNVMFGIFGMIAYILPIIIFTTGALLISNGPSPAALRKILSGYLILLVLSMFFELFTGRTQGMTSYSAAEIYNGAANAHNGGGFIGGSITYMAYHNLSLAGTLILMLVAGFIGVSVFTQKTMLDGVKHGGRHMIERTRQSANNYRERMDERMRLREEERMRLEEEEQLLLEQKEDAKILRMDKKVSGVSMNTLLDADDDYDEYEDKEEIFEPEPEPQQEFRIHGIDDAVYEEEEQSPIFIPDEEIHDDIHEIKFRPGLATEAQPDGQYVMKTALKQDAENEHHVIDISDRFIENDITSDENDRITDIKEKITDIKENYADETSMAEEHREDDDDDYDDSAALEALNAVRKHKPVARLREEKETDNLNDIPIHSENLAPDYNGEYAVHSTDYITSTKNKEAAIKRQEHEKEITKKPVMEYVFPPFNLLKKGQKGKGDSAKYLKETAMTLQDTLSMFHVNATVTDISQGPSVTRYELQPEAGVKVRKIVDLADDIKMHLAATDIRIEAPIPGKSAVGIEVPNKENSTVALRDLIESEEFQKSKSNLSVAIGKDIAGKIVITDIAKMPHLLIAGATGSGKSVCINTIIMSIIYKASPEDVRLIMIDPKIVELSVYNGIPHLLIPVVTDPKKAAAALNWAVSEMTTRYKKFANAKVRDLKGYNALCENSNDPDMEKMPEIVVIVDELADLMMQFKNEVEDSIVRLTQLARAAGIYLIIATQRPSVDVITGLIKANIPSRIAFAVSSGVDSRTILDSYGAEKLIGKGDMLFFPRGYNKPARVQGCFVSDDEVSNVSDFVKTQGVETNYGGNVSDEISNMEVTSKSSQSSGSGEPSDSASDLDPLFAQAGAAIIEKEKASIGMLQRLYKIGFNRAARIMDQLSDAGVVGPEEGTKPRRILMSKEEFEQMIDNAS from the coding sequence ATGGCTACAAGTAATTCAAGAAAACGCTCAACAACGAGCAGAAAAACAAACGCGAGAAAAAGATCAACAGCAGCAAGAAAAAACTCAAGGTCAAGATATAATGCGGAACCGCTTGACTATGCAGTTAAGAGCGAAATAGCTCTAATTATATTTGCAGCGCTAACGGTCTTTTTATTTTTATGTAATTTCGGAATATGCGGTATTTTCGGAAATGCGATCAGCAATGTTATGTTTGGCATTTTCGGTATGATCGCATATATTTTGCCGATTATTATCTTTACTACGGGGGCACTTTTAATTTCAAATGGACCGAGTCCTGCTGCCTTAAGAAAAATATTATCGGGATATCTGATACTCCTTGTATTGTCGATGTTCTTTGAACTGTTTACAGGTAGAACACAAGGAATGACATCATATAGTGCTGCCGAAATCTATAATGGTGCCGCAAATGCTCATAATGGGGGTGGCTTTATAGGCGGAAGCATAACATATATGGCATATCATAATCTGTCATTGGCAGGAACGCTTATACTGATGCTTGTTGCCGGTTTTATAGGTGTTTCTGTTTTTACTCAGAAAACTATGCTTGATGGTGTAAAGCATGGCGGAAGACATATGATCGAGAGAACAAGACAGAGCGCAAATAATTACAGAGAGCGCATGGATGAACGAATGAGACTCCGCGAAGAAGAAAGAATGAGGCTTGAGGAAGAAGAACAGCTTCTACTGGAGCAGAAGGAAGATGCGAAAATACTCAGGATGGACAAGAAGGTTTCAGGAGTCAGCATGAATACGCTTCTTGATGCGGATGATGATTATGATGAGTACGAAGATAAAGAAGAGATATTCGAGCCTGAACCCGAGCCACAGCAGGAATTCAGAATTCACGGGATAGATGATGCTGTTTATGAGGAAGAAGAACAATCTCCGATTTTTATTCCTGATGAGGAAATCCATGATGATATACATGAGATAAAGTTCAGACCCGGACTTGCCACTGAAGCACAGCCTGATGGACAATATGTTATGAAAACTGCCCTTAAACAGGATGCGGAAAACGAACATCACGTGATAGATATCAGTGACAGGTTTATTGAAAATGATATCACAAGTGATGAAAATGATAGAATCACAGATATAAAAGAAAAAATTACGGATATTAAAGAAAACTATGCGGATGAAACTTCCATGGCTGAAGAGCATCGTGAAGATGATGACGATGATTATGACGACAGTGCCGCATTAGAAGCATTGAATGCTGTGAGAAAGCATAAGCCTGTTGCAAGACTCAGGGAAGAAAAAGAAACAGATAATTTAAACGATATACCTATTCATTCTGAAAACCTTGCTCCTGATTATAACGGAGAATATGCTGTTCACAGTACTGATTATATTACAAGCACAAAGAATAAAGAGGCTGCGATAAAGAGACAGGAGCATGAAAAGGAAATAACAAAAAAGCCTGTGATGGAATATGTTTTTCCTCCTTTCAACCTTTTGAAGAAAGGACAGAAGGGTAAAGGAGATTCTGCAAAATACCTAAAAGAAACAGCTATGACGTTACAGGATACACTTTCTATGTTCCATGTAAATGCAACTGTCACTGATATTAGTCAGGGACCTTCTGTTACAAGATATGAATTACAGCCTGAAGCAGGCGTTAAGGTGAGAAAAATTGTTGACCTGGCAGATGATATTAAAATGCATCTTGCAGCTACTGATATAAGAATAGAAGCCCCAATACCGGGTAAATCAGCAGTCGGTATCGAGGTGCCAAATAAAGAGAATTCAACAGTTGCATTAAGGGATCTTATAGAAAGTGAGGAATTCCAAAAGTCCAAATCGAATCTTTCTGTAGCAATCGGTAAAGACATTGCCGGAAAAATTGTTATTACGGATATTGCTAAAATGCCTCACCTTTTAATAGCAGGTGCAACGGGTTCAGGTAAGTCTGTATGTATTAATACTATTATAATGAGTATAATTTATAAGGCGTCACCTGAAGATGTCAGACTTATAATGATAGATCCCAAAATTGTTGAACTTTCGGTTTATAATGGTATTCCGCATCTTCTCATTCCGGTTGTCACAGATCCTAAGAAGGCTGCTGCTGCTCTTAACTGGGCAGTTTCTGAGATGACGACAAGATATAAGAAGTTTGCCAATGCTAAGGTCCGTGATCTTAAGGGATACAATGCTCTTTGTGAAAATTCAAATGATCCGGATATGGAGAAAATGCCGGAGATAGTAGTTATTGTCGACGAGCTTGCTGATCTTATGATGCAGTTTAAGAATGAAGTCGAGGATTCCATCGTCAGACTGACACAGCTTGCACGTGCAGCCGGAATCTATCTGATCATAGCAACACAGAGGCCTTCAGTAGATGTAATTACAGGTCTTATTAAAGCAAATATACCAAGCAGAATTGCCTTTGCTGTATCAAGCGGTGTGGATTCAAGAACTATACTTGACAGCTATGGAGCTGAAAAACTGATTGGTAAGGGTGATATGTTATTCTTCCCGAGAGGATATAATAAGCCTGCCAGAGTTCAGGGATGTTTTGTGTCTGATGATGAAGTGTCAAATGTATCTGATTTTGTGAAGACACAGGGCGTAGAAACAAATTATGGAGGAAATGTTTCGGATGAAATTTCCAATATGGAAGTGACATCAAAGTCGTCACAGTCTTCCGGCTCCGGAGAACCTTCTGATTCCGCATCAGATCTTGATCCGTTGTTTGCACAGGCAGGTGCTGCAATTATTGAAAAAGAAAAGGCGTCTATAGGTATGCTTCAAAGACTATATAAAATTGGTTTTAACAGAGCTGCCAGGATAATGGATCAGTTAAGTGACGCCGGAGTAGTAGGACCTGAGGAAGGAACAAAACCCAGACGTATTCTGATGAGTAAAGAAGAATTTGAACAAATGATAGATAACGCATCATAA